The segment CCTGTTCTACTGGTCGCTCTCGCTGGCGCCCGCGGTGGACGGCAGCATCATCGTGCCCGTACTGAGTCCTGTGCTCACCACGCTGCTGGTGGTCGGGCTGAGGTGGGAGAAGGTGACCCGGATGCGGTCGGCCGGGCTTGCTCTCGGGGTGACGGGCGCGGCCCTGTATCTGCTCGCTGCGGGAGGTGCCGCCGGTGGCCAGCGGTTGCTGGGAGACCTCGGCTTCGTCGCCGCGGCGGCGAGCTGGGCGGCGTACACGGTGATGGGGCGCCGCGTGCTCACCGGGATCGAGCCGGTGCGGGCGACGGCGTGGGCGATGCTGGCGGGTTCCGCGCTGTTGCTGCTGTGGTCCGCTCCTGAGCTGGCGGAGACGGACTTCACCGCATTGTCCGGGGGGTTCTGGCTCAGCGTGGCGTATCTGGTGGTGGGGCCCACCGCCGTCGCCTATGTCCTGTACTACCGAGGCGTGCGGGACGTCGGGTCCTCCCGGGCGGCGGTGATGATGTTCCTCGTACCGGTCATCGGCTCGGCGTGCTCCATGAGCCTCCTCGGCGAGCGCATCGCTCCGCTCCAGGGCCTCGGCGCGGTGGTCATGCTGGCCGGCGCCGCGCTGGCCGCGCAACTGCAGCCGCGCTTGCGCTCGGTGGCGAAGACGGCCGCCTCCACCCGCGAACGCACGCCGAGCTTCAGCAGTATGCGGGCCACGTGCTCGCGGGCGGTGCGCTCGGTGATGCCGAGGCGGTGAGCTATCGCGCGATTGGTCAAGCCGTCGGTCAGCAGGCTGAGTACCTGCTCTTCACGTTCGCTGAGCATCGGATTCTCCCCTGTCGGCGGTGCTGTATGGCGGAAGCATGGTCATAACATACCGCCGTCGCGGTTTTTTTCAAACCCTTACGCCGAGACAGGCCGAGGTAGACAAAAAAACCGCGTCGGAGGTATCTTTCATATATGAAGCAGGTGAAGCAGGAACGGTCACTGAGGACCCGCGAGCGCATCCTCGACGCCGCCGCGGGCGAGTTCGCGGCACGCGGCTTCGCCCAGACCCGGCTGGACGACGTGGTGGCCCGCACGGGCATGAGCAAGGGCGCCCTGTACGGGCACTTCGCCTCGAAGGAGGCCCTTGCCCGCGCCGTGCTCGCACACGCCGAGGGGGCCTGGCTCGACCTGGTCGCACAGGCGGAGTCGCCGCACCTGACGCCCGTGGAAGCGCTCCGGCTGCTGACCGTAGGACTCGCGCGGCAGCTGCACACCGACCCGCGGGTGCGGGCCGGGCTGCGACTGGCCACCGAACTGCCGCCGTCCGCCGGCGGCAGGCCGGCCGCCCTCGGCCCCATTCCCGGGCTGATGGTCGAGTTCGCCGGACAGGCCCATACGGATCCGCACCAGGGCCCGGAGCCGGACTTCGAGCCGCGGGCCGCGATCGTGGCCCAGCTCATGCTCACCACGGTGCTGGGCAGCCAGGCACTGCCGGCCCTGCGGCTCGACCCCAGGATGCAGGCCTCGATCGAGGACCTCTGGGCCGTGCTGGCCCAGGCACTGCCCGTCGCGGACAGCACCTGCGGAGCCTGACCCGGCACCCAGGGCTCAGTACGTCACCGGCGCCAGACGGTTCCGGCCTCGGCCTCGGCGTCCACGGCCCGCAGCAGCGAGGCCTCTATGCCGTCGAGCGAGTCCACCAGATGCCGCACCCCGGCCGCGCGCATCAGCTCCCGCTGGAAGCCGTGCTCGAAGCTGCTGGGGTGGCCGATGAAGGCCGCGCCGAGGCTCCTGGCCTCCTCCGCCACCCGCGCGACGTCGTCGATGAACACCACCTGGTCGTAGGCCAGGCCGAAGACCTCCGTCGTGATCTCCCGGATCCCCGGCCGGAAGGCGTCGGTGCACACATATCCCGGTTCGTCGAAGAGGCCGGCGAGGTCACCCAGGTGCCGGTCGAAGTGGCTGCGGTCCAGCCCTCCGTAACAAACCGTCCTCAGCCCCAGCTCCCGCAGGCGTCGCAGCAGTTCCACCGCGCCGCCGGTCAGCGCGACCGGCTGGTGGGCGAGGTGGTCGGAGCGCTCCGCGAAGTAGGCCTCCAGGGCCTCCTCGGCCGACATGCCGCCCCCGCACGCGGTGGCCAGCGCGCGTGACGCGATGCGCTGCCCCTGCGAGAAGATGCGCCGCTCGACATCGGCGGTGTACTTCCCGCCGCGGCTGACGATGAAGTGGTGGATCACGGGACTGAAGGTGTCGTTGAGCAGCACACCGTCGATGTTGACCGCGGCGAGACGCAGCCGCTGGAGCGTACCGGGCATCGAAGCTCCTCTGCCGTGAGGCGGGTGGGGGGCGACCGGGCTGTCAGGCACCGGGGGCGACTTCCTCGGCCTCCCATACGCGGGCCGAGCCTCCGGGGGCGAACCGCGCCAGCCGGTGCGGCACGACGAGGCCGGGAAGCAGCGCCTGCCAGAGTGCCGTCACCCGGCCTTCGAGGTCCGAACGCCCGGAGAGCACCTGGGAGAGGATCTGCGTGCCGAGGAACGAGCCGACGACGAACTCGCCCATGGCCACGGGATCCACCTCCGGGCGTACGTCACCGCTCTTCTTCGCCTCCCCCAGCAGTTCCGCGATCATCGCGGCCCAGGCCCGGTACTCGGCTCCGTCGGAGGCGCCGTAGGTCTCCTCCAGGGTCAGGCGGGCGGTCGCCCGGATCCGTACGTCGTGGATCAGCGCACGCGCATAGCCGTGCGTCAGGTCGATGACCGACTGCACGGCCGGCCCTTGCTGGTCGACCTCCTCGTACCAGTCGGCCTCCTGGCCGACGACCGCGGCCGCCATCTCCTCCTTGGAGGCGAAGTGGAAGTAGAGCGCCCCCTTGGTCATCCCGGCTCTCGTGTGGATCTCGCTGAGCGTGGCGTTCGAGAACCCCTGCTCGGCGAAGACCTCGGCCGCCGCGAGCAGAAGCTTGCGCCTTGTCTCTTTTGCCCGTTCTTGTTGCGCCAACTCGGCCACCCGCCTCTAGCCCGTGCTTCTGATTTGTTCGAGCCATACTACTTGAAAAAAACCGACTCGCAGGTATTAACTTCTCCCACTGCAAGCCCTTGAGTACGGCACTCCCCCCACGAGCAACGCCATCCAATCCAGCGATCTTAAAGGGGCACATCGTGACGATACTGGCTACAGCACACGCCGTGGTGGACCGTCCGGCGGTGCGGGAACCTTCGGAGAAGACGGTTTCCCGTCATCTGGTGCACAGGCTGGCAGTCTCCGAGGTACTCCTGACCGACTGGCGCGCGGACGGACCCGACACCTTCACCGCTCAGGCGCAACTTCCCCGCGCCCACAGCTTCTACGACACCGCGGACGGCCGGCACGACCCGCTGCTCCTGGCCGAGGCCGTGCGGCAGGTGGGGCTGCTGATCTCCCACGCGGAGTTCGGGGTGCCCCTCGGCTACCAGTTCATCCTCCGCGGCCTCGGCCTGGAGGCGGACCTCGGCGAGCTGGCCGTCCGCGACCGCCCGGCCGACCTGAGCTTCCAGATCAGCTGCCACGACATACGCCGGCGCGGCCGCATCCTGGCCGGGATGCACGTCCACGTCCACGTCTACCGGGACGGCAGCCCGGTCGGCACGGCGCACCTGCTGATGGACTGCGTCTCGCGCGGCGTCTACCAGCGGCTCCGGCAGCTGCCCGAAATCCAGCCTCCCACCGCACCCCTGGGCGCCCCCGTCGCCCCGGCCACGGTCGGCCGCGACCGCGAGCGCGACGTTGTCCTCTCCCCCACGGCCGACCCGCTGGTCTGGGGGCTGCGCGTCGACCAGTCCCATCCCGTGCTCTTCGACCACGAGGTCGACCATGTGCCCGGCATGCTCCTGATGGAGTCCATGCGGCAGGCCGCCCAGTGCGTGCTCGCCCCGAACCACATCCCCGTCCGCAGCCTCCAAACAGACTTCCACCGTTACGCGGAGCTCTTCCGCCCCTGCGTCGTACGCGCCGTCCCGCAGCCTCCCACCGCCGGCGGCCAGCACGCCGTCAAAGTGACCGTCGAACAGGACGGCGACCTCATCGCCGACGGCACCCTGGCCGGATGATCCCGTAGGCCCCGCACCGCCCGCACAACTCAGCCACCGCCGGCCACCCCAGCGGGCCTGAGACTCGCAGCCGCCGCCGACGCGTCACGAATCGCGTCCCGTGGCGGCCGCTTCCATGTGAATCCTCCCCTCTCTAAAGGGAGGAGATACCTGGCTCACGTTGGCCGCGGACCGGCGGCCCGTCAGCTCTTGCACGATCAGCACCAGCCGGGCGGCGAGCTTGACCAACTCGCGTTCCTGCAGTTCGAGATGCGCATCGATGACGGCCTGACGCATCTTCACGTCCTCGGGCCGCGGATCGACACCGAGAACGCGCCCGCACGCTGAGCAGGCACTTTCCGCATCCTTCGTAGGGTCGTTCGATCATGTCCCGGTCCGTACCGCGCAAGGCTTCTCCGTTTCGAACACGCAGGGTTCGGAGATTTGGCGGCCACACCTGGGACGATCTCGCTCAGCCCAGGAAGCTCAGCCGGACCTGACGGCGCGGGTTGTCGACGTTGGTGTCCACCAGGAGGACGGACTGCCAGGTGCCCAGTTCCAGGTTGCCGCCGATGACCGGCAGGGTGGCGTGCGGGGGGACGAAGGCGGGGAGGACGTGGTCGCGGCCGTGGCCGGGGGTGCCGTGGCGGTGGCGCCAGCGGTCCTCCTCGTCGGGGAGGAGGTCCTGGAGGACGGAGAGGAGGTCGTGGTCGCTGCCGGAGCCGGTCTCGATGATGGCGATGCCGGCGGTGGCGTGGGGGACGAAGACGTTGAGCAGTCCGTCACGGCCGTTGGCGGCGTCGCGGAGGAAGGCCGCGCAGGCGGCGGTGAGGTCGTGGACCGTCTCTTTGGATCCGGTCGCGATGTCGATCGTGCGGGTGGTGAAAGCGTCGGCCATGGGTACATGGTCGCCCACTCCACGGGCATCCGTGTCCATTGCGGTGTCCGCGTGGCGAGACGCCATTGACCGTGGTCGGTCGAGCTGGCTAGCTTCTGTGGCATGTTGCGTCCCGTTCTGCTCACCACGCGCGGTCACATCGACCTGCTGCGGGTGGCCTCCGCCGCGTGTCCTCGCGGTTGCTGACGCCTTCTCACTCTCTCTTCCCCTCGCGGTTCTCGCCGCGCTTCTGACCGCCTGACCGGCTGACCGGTTCGCGCGGGCTGTCGTCCTTCGCCGCTGCCGCTCTCCGCCGTGGAGCCCCCTGATGACCATCAGCAAAGCACCGCCGGACATATCCGTCATCCCGGATATCCACCCATCGCCGCCTCCGTTCCCGCTCGAACGCGTCGTCCCCGTCTCCGCGCGCCGCCGTTCCGTCCCCCGGTGGCTGCGGCGGCCCGTGGTCCCCCTTCTGCTGCTGGGCCTGTGGCAGGTGCTGAGCAGCACGGGGGCGCTGGATCCCACGGTGCTCGCGTCGCCGGGCACGGTGGCCCGGGCGGCGGCCGATCTGGTGTCGAGCGGGCAACTGCCGACCGCGATGGGGGTGTCGCTGCGCCGGGTGCTGGCGGGGCTGGCCATCGGCGGGGTGGCGGGGACGGGGCTGGCGCTGGTGGCGGGGCTGTCGCGGCTGGGTGAGGACACGGTGGACGCGACGGTGCAGATGCTGCGGACGGTGCCGTTCGTGGGGCTGATCCCGCTGCTGATCATCTGGCTGGGCATCGGGGAGGCGCCCAAGATCGCGCTGATCTCGCTGGGGGTGACGTTTCCGCTGTACCTGAATGTGTACGCGGGCATCCGGGGCGTGGACGAGCAGTTGGTGGAGGCCGGTTCGTCGCTGGGGCTGTCGCGCTGGGGGCTGGTGCGGCATGTCGTCCTGCCGGGGGCGCTGCCGGGGCTGATGACGGGTCTGCGGTACGCGCTGGCGACCTCGTGGCTGGCGCTCATCTTCGGCGAGCAGATCAACGCGGACGCGGGGATCGGCTTTCTGCTCAATCAGGCGCGGGAGTTCTACCGCACCGACCAGATCGTGGTCTGCCTGGTCATCTACGCGCTGCTCGGGCTCACCGCCGACGCCGTGGTCCGCACTCTCGAAAGGCTGCTGCTGCAATGGCGACCGACCTTCACCGGCCAGTAGTAGAGGGACCGGTGGTACGAGTCGAGGGGCTGAGCCGGTCCTTCGACGGCCGTCCGGTCATCGACGACCTCGATCTGGCCCTGCGGCCGGGCGAGTTCACCGCGCTGCTGGGCCGCAGCGGCTGTGGCAAGAGCACGCTGCTGCGCGTACTGGCCGGGCTGGACCGGGAGATCGAGGGCACCGTGCTGGTGCCGAAGCGGCGGGCCGTGGCCTTCCAGGCGCCGCGGCTGATGCCGTGGAAGCGGGTGTGGCGCAATGTGCTGCTCGGGCTGCCGGGCAGGCCCGAACGGGCCGTGGCGGAGAGCGCGCTGGAGGAGGTGGGGCTGAACCACCGGTCCGGGGCGTGGCCCAAGACGCTGTCGGGCGGGGAGGCGCAGCGGGCGTCGCTGGCCAGGGCGCTGGTGCGCGAGCCCGATCTGCTGCTGCTCGACGAGCCGTTCGGCGCGCTGGACGCACTCACCCGGATCAGGGCGCAGCGGCTGGTGGCCGAGCTGTGGCAGCGGCGCGGCTGCGCGGTGCTGCTGGTCACGCACGACGTCGACGAGGCGCTGCTGCTGGCCGACCGGGCGCTGGTGATGCGCGACGGCGTCATCGCGTACGACACGCCCGTGGACCTGCCCCGCCCCCGCGACGCCGGCGACCCCGGATTCACCGCGTTGCGTACGCGGCTGCTCGCCGAACTCGGCGTCGACGCCCTTCCCTCCGCTCCCTCCGCCGCCTGACCTGTCATCACACGAGAAAGCCACGTATCCCCATGAGAACCGCACGATTCGCCCCGGCCCTGCTGCTTCCCCTCGCCCTGCTGCTCACCGCCTGCGGTGGAAGCTCGTCCGCCGACAGCAGGTCGGGCGGCTCAAGCGGCGTCACGCTCAACGTCGGCGACCAGAAGGGCGGCTCCGAGGCGATCCTGGCGGCGGCCGGAGAGCTGGACGGCCTGACGTACAAGATCAAGTGGTCGACGTTCACCTCCGGGCCGCCACTGCTGGAGGCCGTCAACGCCAAGGCCGTGGACATCGGCGGTGTCGGCAACACCCCGCCGGTGTTCGCGGCGGGGGCAGGGTCGAAGATCGCGGTCGTAGGCGCCACGCACGGCTCTTCGTACGGGGAGGCGCTCGTCGTCCCGAAGGGCTCGTCGCTGACGAAGGCCGCCGATCTGAAGGGCAAGACGATCGCGGTCGCGCAGGGCAGTTCGGCGCACTTCCAGCTCGTGGCCTCACTCCAGCAGGCCGGGCTGACGCTGTCGGACGTGAAGGTCAGCTACCTCCAGCCGGCCGACGCGCTGGCCGCGTTCAGCAGCGGCAAGGTCGACGCCTGGGCGATCTGGGACCCGTTCACCTCGCAGGTGCTGCTCAACGGGACCGGCCGGATCCTGACCACCGGCCAGGGCCTGGTCAACGGGCTGGCCTTCCAGGTCGCCGCGCCCTCGGCGCTGGCGGACAAGGCGAAGTCGGCCGCCATCGGCGACTACCTCAAGCGGCTCGCCCGCGCGCAGAACTGGGTCTACAAGCACCCGGAGGCCTGGGCCAAGGTGTGGGCGAAGGCGACGGGGCTGCCGTACGACGTGGCGCTGGCCTCGGTCAGGCGCAGCAACGGGACCCGGGTGCCGGTGGCCGTGGACGACGCCGCGATCGCCTCCGAGCAGAAGATCGCCGACACCTTCGAGCAACTGAAGCTCATCCCGAAGCACGTCGATTTCGCCGAGGTCGTCGACAAGCGCTTCAACGGCGACCTGCCGCCGTCCACCACCGCTGCCCGTACCTACCCGAAGGCCGGCTGATGTCCGTACACCTGCACTGGTTCCTGCCCACGGGCGGTGACGGCCGCACCCTGGTCGACCGCCACGCCTACGCGCCCAACGCGCCCGCCGCCCCCGGCGTGCGCGCGCCCGACATCGACTACCTGGCGCAGATCGCGCGCGCCGCCGACCAGCTCGGCTTCGAGGCCGTGCTGACGCCGACCGGCACCTGGTGCGAGGACGCGTGGCTGACGACGGTGGCGCTGTCCCAGCACACCGAACGGCTGAAGTTCCTGGTGGCCTTCCGGCCGGGCGTCATCTCCCCCGTGCTGGCGGCGCAGATGGCGGCCACGTACCAGCGGATCACCCGTGGGCGGCTGCTGCTCAATGTCGTCACCGGCGGCGATTCGGCGGAGCAGCGGCGCTTCGGCGACCATCTGGACCACGACCAGCGCTACGCCCGGACCGATGAGTTCCTCCAGGTGGTGCGCGGGGTGTGGGAGGGCAGGCCGTACGACTTCCACGGCGCGCACTACCAGGTGGACGGCGGGCTGGTCGCGCTGCCGCCCGAACCGAGGCCGCAGATCTTCTTCGGCGGCTCGTCGCCTGCGGCGGGGCCGGTGGCGGCCAGGAACGCCGATGTGTACCTCACCTGGGGCGAGCCGCCCGAGCAGGTGAAGAGGAAGATCGACTGGATCCGGGGGCTGGCAGAGACGGAGGGCCGTGATATCCGCTTCGGCATCCGGATGCATGTGATCTCGCGGGATTCGGCGCGGGACGCGTGGGCGACGGCGGACCGGTTGCTCTCGGACCTGGACGAGGAGACGATCGCGGCGGCCCAGCAGGCCCTGGGGCGCAGCGAGTCGGTGGGCCAGCAGCGGATGCTGGCGCTGCACGGCGGTTCGCGCGACAAGCTGGAGATCTCGCCCAATCTGTGGGCGGGCGTCGGGCTGGTGCGCGGCGGGGCGGGCACGGCGCTGGTCGGCAGTCATGCCGATGTCGCCGACCGGATCGAGGAGTACCACGCCCTGGGCATCGAGCACTTCGTGCTGTCGGGCTATCCGCATCTGGAGGAGGTGTACTGGTTCGGGGAGGGCGTACGCCCCGAACTGGCCGCCCGCGGGCTCCTGCCGCCGTCCGCCGGGGCGCCAGCTCCCGGCGCCGCCGCTGTGCCGTTGCTGGTGGCCGGCGGACGCTGACCTCATCTATTGGTCTGGACCAATAGCGGGTTCCCGGGGTAAGGTCCCTCTGCCCGCCGCGCCGAAGGGGGACCCATACGTGTACGCGCCTCACCGAGTCGCCGCACTGGTCGACGCATGCCTGCTGCCGGCCTGTCACGGGGACCGGCTGCCCGGCTGGATCGCCGAGGGCCTGGCGGGGGACATGCCCGGCGTCGTGCTGTACGGGCAGGCTCCCGCCGGGCTGCGCGACGCGTATCCCGACGCGCTGATCGGCCGGATCCCGTCGGGCGGGACGGCGTCGGGGCCGGTGGACGGCGAGGCCAACCTTCACCTGGGCGTACGGCCGCCGCCGGGCGTCGGAGCGACGCGGGCGTACGTCGAGGGGCTGCAGGCCCATGGCGTGGCGGTGGCGCTCGGGCCCTTCGACGGGGAGCCGCCGCTGCTGCCCTTCGCGGAGGGCGTGGCGGCGGGGGTGCGGGCGGTCACCGTCGACACCGCCGCCGCGCTGGGCGGCACTTGCGTCCCGGAGCTGCTGCGCGGGCAGCTCGGCTATGACGGCGTGGCCGTCAGCGGCCCGCTGGACGCCTCCGCCGTCGTGGAGCGCTGGGGCGTGCCCGGCGCGGCCGTCCTGGCCTGGATCGCCGGCCTCGACCTGCTGCGGCTCGGCCCCGGCTGCGGCCCCGGGGTCCACCGGGCCGTCCACACCGCGGCCGCGCGAGCCGTCGCGGACGGCGACCTCCCGGCCGCGCGGCTGGCCGAGGCGGCCACGCGCGTCGCCCGCCTGCGTCGGTGGGCGGGCGACCCGGGAAGGATCCGGCGCCCCGCGCAGTTCGTACAACCGTGAACGACATCGACGTGGCCGAGATCGAAGTGGCGGTCATCGGGGCGGGCCAGGGCGGGCTGTCCGCCGCTTATTTCCTCCACCGGGCCGGGCTGCGGCCCGAGCGGGACTTCGTGGTCCTCGACCACTCCCCCGGCCCCGGCGGCGCCTGGCAGTTCCGCTGGCCCTCGCTGACCTACGGCAGGGCCCACGGCGTGCACGAACTGCCCGGCATGACGCTGGAGGGCGCGGATCCCGACCGGCCCTCGGCGGAGGTCGTCGCGGAGTACTTCGACCGCTACGAGCACGCCTTCGACCTGCGGGTGCGGCGGCCGGTGAACGTATCGGCCGTGCGGGACGCCGCCGACGGCCGGCTTGTCGTCGACAGCGACAGCGGCGCCTGGGCCGCCCGGGCCGTGATCAACGCCACCGGCACCTGGGACCGGCCCTTCGTGCCCCGCTACCCCGGCCAGGAGGTCTTCCGGGGACGCCAGCTCCACACGGCCGGCTACCGGCGGCGCGAGGACTTCGCCGGCAAGCGCGTCATCGTGGTCGGCGGCGGCACGTCGGCCGTACAGCTTCTGATGGAGATCGCCGAGGTCGCCGCCGCCACGACCTGGGTCACCCGCAGGCCGCCGGTCTTCCGCACCGGACCCTTCGGCGAGGACCAGGGCCGCGCGGCCGTCGCCCTGGTCGAGCAGCGGGTCCGCGAGGGCCTGCCGCCGCAGAGCGTCGTCAGCGTCACCGGGCTCCCGATGACCGAGGCCATGGCGGCGGCACGGGCCCGGGGCGTACTCGACCGGCTCCCGATGTTCGACCGGCTCACGGAGGACGGTGCGGCGTGGGATGACGGGCGTCGCATCGAGGCGGACGTCATCCTCTGGGCCACCGGCTTCCGGGCCGCCCTGGACCACCTCGCCCCGCTGCGGCTGCGCGAGCCGGGCGGCGGCATCCGGCTGGACTCCCTGACGCGCGTCGCCCGTGACCACCGGGTGCACCTGATCGGCTACGGGCCCTCGGCCAGCACGATCGGGGCGAACCGAGCCGGTCGCAGCGCGGTGCGAGAGGTCAGGCGGCTGCTGCGAACCGTCGAGCCCTCCTCGGTCCCGGTCGGCTGAGCCGGGGTTTCGGCCCGGGAGTCAGCGGGACTTCAGCGTCGAGCCGCGCACCACGAGCTCTGGCTGGAGGACGATGCGGCGGTGCTCATGCGCCTCCGCGTCGTCGCCCGTCTCCTCGATGAGGAGGTCCGCGGCGGCCCGACCCATCCGGTAGGCCGGCTGCCGTACGGAGGTGAGCGGTACGGCGGCGGCCGCCGCGAACTCGATGTCGTCGTAGCCGACGAGGGCGATCTCGTGGGGGACGGCGATCCCGGCGGCGTAGAGGGACTGCAGGACGCCGAGGGCCAGGAGGTCGTTGGCGCAGAAGACGGCGGTGGGGCGGCGGGACATGCCCAGGAGGCGGGCGCCGGCGTCGCGGCCGGAGGCGACGTCGAGGCGGTCGGCCTCGATGTGGGAGAGGGATTCGGGCGGGAGCCCGGCGGCGGCCAGGGCCGCGAGGGCGCCGGTGCGGCGGTCCTGGCACTGGGTGAGGTGCATGGGGCCGCTGATGTAGAGGATGTGCTCGTGGCCCTGCTCGATGAGGTGCTCGGCGGCCAGCCGTCCCCCGGCGATGTCGTCGACGGAGACCGAGCAGGCCTCGGCGCTGGGGACCACGCGGTCGACGAAGACATAGGGGATGCCGTGCCGGCGGAAGGACTCCAGGTTGCGCCCGGTGGTGTCGGCGGGGGTGACGAGCACGCCGCGCACCCGCTGCTCGGCGAAGAGGCCGAGGTAGTCGGCCTCCTCGGCCGGGCTCTCGGCGCTGTTGCAGAGCATGACGCCCAGGCCGGTCTCGCGGGCGGCGCGCTCCGCGCCGGAGGCCACCTCGACGAAGAAGGGGTTGGCCATGTCCAGGACGAGCAGGGCGATGATCCGGCTGCGGCCGGCCCGTAGCTGGCGCGCGGACTCGCTGCGCACGTAGCCGAGTTCGTCGATCACTTCGAGCACGCGGGCGCGCGTGTCCGCCGAGACCATGTCGGGACGGTTGATGACGTTCGACACCGTGCCGACCGAGACCCCTGCCTGACGTGCGACATCCTTGATGCCAACCATGCGTGTCACGGCGTTCATGCTACGCATGTGCGGGGTGGTCAGGGCCTTCGGTGCCCGGACAGCGATGAGGAGCGGACCACCAGTTCGGGCTGGAACACGATCTTGCGGTGTTCATGGGCGGGCGCGGCCTCCTCGTCCGTCTCGGCGATGAGCAGTTCCGCCGCCGTACGCCCGATGCGGTGCGCGGGCTGCCGTACGGAGGTGAGGGGGACGGCCGCGGCGGAGGCGAAGTCGATGTCGTCGTAGCCCACGATCGCCATCTCCTGCGGGACCCGCAGGCCTGCCGCGTACAGCGCCTGCAGGACGCCGAGGGCGAGCAGGTCGTTGGCGCAGAAGACCGCGGTGGGCCGGTCGGCCATGCCGAGAAGGCGCGCCGCGGCTTCCCGGCCCGCAGTGACGTCGAAGCGGGCCGCCTCCAGGACGGTCAGCCGGTCCGGGGGCAGGCCGGCCTCGGCGAAGGCGGCCAGGGCGCCCGCGTGCCGGTCGCGGGACTGGGCGAGGTGGGCGGGACCGCTGAGGTAGACGACCTTGCGGTGGCCCTCGGTGAGGAGGTGGCGTACGGCGAGCCGTCCGCCGGCGACGTCGTCCACGGAGACCGAGCAGGCCTTGGCGCTGGGCTGTTCCCGGTCGGCGTAGACGAAGGGGATGCCCCGGCCGCGCAGGACGTGGAGCCTGCCGTCGGCGGCGTCGCCTGTCGGGGTGACCAGGACGCCGCGCACCTGCTGCTCGGCGAACATCGCGAGGTAGTCGGCCTCCTCGGCCGGGTCGGCGGCGCTGTTGCACATCATCACGGCCAGCCCCG is part of the Streptomyces sp. NBC_01262 genome and harbors:
- a CDS encoding DMT family transporter; this translates as MFFWGTAFTISKPLVGEAPHAVVAALRFGGGAILLLPVLLRRPATAAGPVPATGRAGRRPAVIAAACGVLGVFAYNALFYWSLSLAPAVDGSIIVPVLSPVLTTLLVVGLRWEKVTRMRSAGLALGVTGAALYLLAAGGAAGGQRLLGDLGFVAAAASWAAYTVMGRRVLTGIEPVRATAWAMLAGSALLLLWSAPELAETDFTALSGGFWLSVAYLVVGPTAVAYVLYYRGVRDVGSSRAAVMMFLVPVIGSACSMSLLGERIAPLQGLGAVVMLAGAALAAQLQPRLRSVAKTAASTRERTPSFSSMRATCSRAVRSVMPRR
- a CDS encoding helix-turn-helix domain-containing protein — encoded protein: MKQVKQERSLRTRERILDAAAGEFAARGFAQTRLDDVVARTGMSKGALYGHFASKEALARAVLAHAEGAWLDLVAQAESPHLTPVEALRLLTVGLARQLHTDPRVRAGLRLATELPPSAGGRPAALGPIPGLMVEFAGQAHTDPHQGPEPDFEPRAAIVAQLMLTTVLGSQALPALRLDPRMQASIEDLWAVLAQALPVADSTCGA
- a CDS encoding HAD family phosphatase, which gives rise to MPGTLQRLRLAAVNIDGVLLNDTFSPVIHHFIVSRGGKYTADVERRIFSQGQRIASRALATACGGGMSAEEALEAYFAERSDHLAHQPVALTGGAVELLRRLRELGLRTVCYGGLDRSHFDRHLGDLAGLFDEPGYVCTDAFRPGIREITTEVFGLAYDQVVFIDDVARVAEEARSLGAAFIGHPSSFEHGFQRELMRAAGVRHLVDSLDGIEASLLRAVDAEAEAGTVWRR
- a CDS encoding ScbR family autoregulator-binding transcription factor; this translates as MAQQERAKETRRKLLLAAAEVFAEQGFSNATLSEIHTRAGMTKGALYFHFASKEEMAAAVVGQEADWYEEVDQQGPAVQSVIDLTHGYARALIHDVRIRATARLTLEETYGASDGAEYRAWAAMIAELLGEAKKSGDVRPEVDPVAMGEFVVGSFLGTQILSQVLSGRSDLEGRVTALWQALLPGLVVPHRLARFAPGGSARVWEAEEVAPGA
- a CDS encoding ScbA/BarX family gamma-butyrolactone biosynthesis protein, yielding MTILATAHAVVDRPAVREPSEKTVSRHLVHRLAVSEVLLTDWRADGPDTFTAQAQLPRAHSFYDTADGRHDPLLLAEAVRQVGLLISHAEFGVPLGYQFILRGLGLEADLGELAVRDRPADLSFQISCHDIRRRGRILAGMHVHVHVYRDGSPVGTAHLLMDCVSRGVYQRLRQLPEIQPPTAPLGAPVAPATVGRDRERDVVLSPTADPLVWGLRVDQSHPVLFDHEVDHVPGMLLMESMRQAAQCVLAPNHIPVRSLQTDFHRYAELFRPCVVRAVPQPPTAGGQHAVKVTVEQDGDLIADGTLAG
- a CDS encoding secondary thiamine-phosphate synthase enzyme YjbQ, which gives rise to MADAFTTRTIDIATGSKETVHDLTAACAAFLRDAANGRDGLLNVFVPHATAGIAIIETGSGSDHDLLSVLQDLLPDEEDRWRHRHGTPGHGRDHVLPAFVPPHATLPVIGGNLELGTWQSVLLVDTNVDNPRRQVRLSFLG
- a CDS encoding putative leader peptide, with the translated sequence MLRPVLLTTRGHIDLLRVASAACPRGC
- a CDS encoding ABC transporter permease, with the protein product MTISKAPPDISVIPDIHPSPPPFPLERVVPVSARRRSVPRWLRRPVVPLLLLGLWQVLSSTGALDPTVLASPGTVARAAADLVSSGQLPTAMGVSLRRVLAGLAIGGVAGTGLALVAGLSRLGEDTVDATVQMLRTVPFVGLIPLLIIWLGIGEAPKIALISLGVTFPLYLNVYAGIRGVDEQLVEAGSSLGLSRWGLVRHVVLPGALPGLMTGLRYALATSWLALIFGEQINADAGIGFLLNQAREFYRTDQIVVCLVIYALLGLTADAVVRTLERLLLQWRPTFTGQ
- a CDS encoding ABC transporter ATP-binding protein, which codes for MATDLHRPVVEGPVVRVEGLSRSFDGRPVIDDLDLALRPGEFTALLGRSGCGKSTLLRVLAGLDREIEGTVLVPKRRAVAFQAPRLMPWKRVWRNVLLGLPGRPERAVAESALEEVGLNHRSGAWPKTLSGGEAQRASLARALVREPDLLLLDEPFGALDALTRIRAQRLVAELWQRRGCAVLLVTHDVDEALLLADRALVMRDGVIAYDTPVDLPRPRDAGDPGFTALRTRLLAELGVDALPSAPSAA
- a CDS encoding ABC transporter substrate-binding protein gives rise to the protein MRTARFAPALLLPLALLLTACGGSSSADSRSGGSSGVTLNVGDQKGGSEAILAAAGELDGLTYKIKWSTFTSGPPLLEAVNAKAVDIGGVGNTPPVFAAGAGSKIAVVGATHGSSYGEALVVPKGSSLTKAADLKGKTIAVAQGSSAHFQLVASLQQAGLTLSDVKVSYLQPADALAAFSSGKVDAWAIWDPFTSQVLLNGTGRILTTGQGLVNGLAFQVAAPSALADKAKSAAIGDYLKRLARAQNWVYKHPEAWAKVWAKATGLPYDVALASVRRSNGTRVPVAVDDAAIASEQKIADTFEQLKLIPKHVDFAEVVDKRFNGDLPPSTTAARTYPKAG